A region from the Dehalococcoides mccartyi CG5 genome encodes:
- the tsaD gene encoding tRNA (adenosine(37)-N6)-threonylcarbamoyltransferase complex transferase subunit TsaD has product MKILGIESSCDETAASVVEDGVNILSNRISSQIDIHSRYGGVVPEVASRQHLLSILPVIKDALEEARTGLDEISAIAITNGPGLAGSLIVGVNAAKAIAAARRIPLVAVNHLHGHIYANWLFGKIPEFPCLCLTVSGGHTDLVLMSGHGQYQLLGRTRDDAAGEAFDKAARILGLSYPGGPAIDRASQDGQAVLDLPRSWIPGSHDFSFSGLKTALLRLVESGEVCSVNDAAASFQKAVVDVLVTKTINCAQEYNVKQILLAGGVAANNLLRKQLSEKSSLPVSIPPMGLCTDNAAVIASCGYFRFISGKQDGLDMDVLPALSVTS; this is encoded by the coding sequence ATGAAAATACTGGGTATTGAAAGCTCCTGTGACGAAACTGCGGCCTCCGTGGTGGAAGATGGGGTAAATATTCTCTCCAACCGGATATCTTCACAGATAGATATCCACTCCCGTTACGGCGGAGTAGTCCCCGAAGTGGCTTCCCGCCAGCACCTGCTTTCCATATTGCCGGTTATTAAAGACGCACTGGAGGAAGCCCGCACTGGTCTTGATGAGATTTCCGCCATAGCCATAACCAATGGACCCGGGCTGGCAGGCTCTCTGATAGTGGGGGTAAATGCCGCCAAGGCCATAGCCGCTGCCCGCCGTATACCTCTGGTAGCGGTAAACCACCTGCACGGCCATATCTACGCAAACTGGCTTTTCGGCAAAATACCGGAGTTCCCCTGCCTGTGTCTGACTGTTTCAGGCGGGCATACGGACTTGGTGCTGATGAGCGGACACGGGCAGTACCAACTGCTGGGACGCACCCGTGATGATGCCGCCGGAGAAGCCTTTGACAAAGCCGCCAGAATACTGGGATTAAGCTATCCGGGCGGACCAGCCATAGACAGAGCCTCCCAGGATGGCCAGGCTGTACTTGATTTGCCCCGTTCATGGATACCAGGCAGTCATGACTTCAGTTTCAGCGGGCTAAAAACAGCCCTTCTCAGGCTGGTGGAAAGCGGTGAAGTTTGTTCGGTAAATGATGCCGCCGCCAGCTTTCAAAAAGCAGTGGTAGACGTGCTGGTAACCAAAACCATAAACTGCGCCCAGGAATATAATGTGAAGCAGATACTTCTGGCAGGCGGAGTAGCTGCCAATAATCTGTTGCGTAAACAGCTAAGTGAAAAATCCTCCCTGCCGGTTTCCATACCGCCGATGGGGCTTTGCACCGACAATGCCGCCGTAATAGCCTCCTGCGGCTATTTCCGCTTTATATCCGGCAAGCAAGACGGGCTGGATATGGATGTATTGCCGGCACTGTCAGTTACTTCCTGA